Proteins from one Kazachstania africana CBS 2517 chromosome 1, complete genome genomic window:
- the CTK3 gene encoding Ctk3p (similar to Saccharomyces cerevisiae CTK3 (YML112W); ancestral locus Anc_8.835): MDAIEARLQFIQILKTITKQPTAVDFYFNNYKHHYEDFEQCIIDTMSKTQPVLNRLNILLYYVELIVGVLERLNMNQGNDFNFMIFIKFQIPNLVKIIRLSIIQEDIFSFVNLQNVVDAFAKIKHALQTHVNASLMEEAVVKSNFQELETFIQEMCNARDAKFEQYTKNTTIFQEETISQNDVLNRMEADRERHKRTKESNWIVERATLPNDSNKNVMLQYSEFDSMWNGTNKIDEVDMSYIRQLNEISTNSSYVVR, translated from the coding sequence ATGGATGCTATAGAGGCAAGATTGCAATTTATTCAGATATTGAAGACTATAACGAAGCAACCCACGGCTGTGGACTTCTATTTTAATAATTATAAACATCACtatgaagattttgaacaGTGTATAATCGACACGATGAGTAAGACCCAACCTGTATTAAACAGATTAAACATCCTGTTATACTACGTTGAATTGATTGTAGGTGTGCTAGAAAGGTTAAATATGAATCAGGgcaatgatttcaattttatgattttcatcaaatttcagATACCTAATCTTGTTAAGATAATAAGGTTATCTATAATTCAAGAAGACATATTTTCTTTCGTCAATCTACAGAATGTTGTGGACGCGTTTGCTAAGATCAAGCATGCTTTACAAACACACGTTAATGCTTCATTAATGGAAGAGGCCGTAGTAAAATCGAATTTCCAGGAATTAGAGACATTTATTCAAGAGATGTGTAATGCAAGAGACGCTAAATTTGAACAGTATACGAAAAATACTACGATTTTCCAGGAAGAGACCATAAGTCAAAATGATGTATTGAATCGAATGGAGGCAGATAGAGAGAGACACAAGAGAACGAAAGAAAGTAATTGGATCGTTGAGCGTGCAACTCTTCCTAATGATTCTAATAAAAACGTAATGCTACAATACAGCGAGTTTGATAGTATGTGGAACGGAACCAACAAGATAGACGAAGTCGATATGAGCTATATAAGACAACTGAACGAAATTTCGACCAACAGTAGCTATGTCGTTAGATAG
- the DAT1 gene encoding Dat1p (similar to Saccharomyces cerevisiae DAT1 (YML113W); ancestral locus Anc_8.836), producing the protein MAKTLAQGRKPGSGRKPGKAKTLKEGRKPGSGRRKRAVSASIASLAIPPHTGARTREESNTYDHPITSRDLEAIDALRELTHSPQQMSQATKAMSQQPLNAGSSMIPTMLPPIQQQVVSDINPETNSNGSSENGNSQRVDMLSSKPFLTHARILSAQEAANASSSMKPMYNNNGSTLTISPSSSISILNEDSEHTS; encoded by the coding sequence ATGGCAAAGACTTTGGCACAAGGAAGAAAACCTGGAAGTGGCAGAAAACCTGGTAAAGCAAAAACTTTGAAGGAGGGCAGGAAACCCGGGAGTGGCAGGAGGAAAAGAGCAGTGTCTGCTAGCATTGCGTCGCTGGCTATACCGCCGCACACGGGTGCTAGGACTAGAGAGGAATCAAATACGTACGACCATCCTATCACGTCGAGGGACTTGGAGGCTATCGATGCTCTTCGAGAACTTACACATAGCCCACAGCAGATGAGTCAGGCGACGAAGGCAATGTCTCAGCAGCCATTAAATGCAGGCAGTTCAATGATACCCACGATGCTACCCCCCATACAACAGCAAGTGGTATCCGATATAAATCCAGAAACGAATAGCAATGGCAGTAGCGAGAATGGCAATTCACAGAGAGTAGATATGTTGTCATCTAAGCCTTTTCTGACACATGCCAGGATATTATCGGCGCAAGAGGCTGCGAATGCTTCATCATCGATGAAACCAATGTACAATAACAACGGAAGTACTCTTACCATATCGCCGTCATCTTCCATCAGTATACTGAACGAAGACAGTGAGCATACATCGTGA
- the TAF8 gene encoding Taf8p (similar to Saccharomyces cerevisiae TAF8 (YML114C); ancestral locus Anc_8.838), with protein sequence MTISIEDDMNVEPLEIRRQITGNPQLDNLLVKSVAMRLKPVNLHTQLPNSAFDYLIYLMDVQLNDLIKQLGRLSLLQRRNSNATKSDILLLLKGFNLSESELNTELEISNHIKRLYSEDEKKLSEDSIHYNQHTDFVGPVETSSFQLLNPTNPLKDAIPSWFPSLPPDHTYKFTPKYNNFINDPKIIKQKRFDESKTVKTALFNLINKIESNEERNDLHYDETLAKLESQALFGTVEEKMNTNKKVYKSLNSIIVPITKFDIEEYSHKRVNIARNKVSKFENKMLALKYNPFINLINDQTDVKSYLNRSFQLMINSIPELTLEKKKAIRQAEIERDERINRLREDHQTKLKQIDTISHDILGTAADEMDEKTMDDIDLFSALELDAVTKGEEDFKSTEEEHPTAASNDQPRPAAVSSEQEETKQTHAAEEEDEKEGPADFLFEDVDMQEDIEI encoded by the coding sequence ATGACGATATCGATAGAAGATGATATGAATGTGGAGCCACTTGAGATAAGAAGACAAATAACGGGTAATCCACAACTGGACAATTTACTAGTGAAATCAGTGGCCATGAGATTAAAACCAGTGAATTTACATACACAGCTTCCCAATTCTGCATTCGATTATCTTATTTACCTGATGGACGTCCAATTGAATGATCTGATAAAACAACTGGGGAGATTATCTCTCTTACAGAGGCGAAATAGTAACGCTACAAAATCAGATATATTGTTGTTACTGAAAGGCTTCAATCTAAGTGAATCTGAATTGAACActgaattggaaatttcaaatcatatCAAGAGACTTTActctgaagatgaaaagaaattgtcaGAGGATTCTATTCATTATAATCAACATACAGATTTCGTTGGGCCGGTGGAAACATCTTCTTTCCAGTTACTGAATCCAACAAATCCTTTAAAGGACGCAATACCGTCTTGGTTTCCTAGCTTACCCCCTGATCATACGTATAAATTTACACCGAAAtacaataattttatcaacGATCCAAAGATAATCAAACAAAAGagatttgatgaaagtAAAACGGTTAAAACTGCATTATTCAATCTTATAAATAAAATCGAATCCAACGAAGAGAGAAATGATCTACATTATGATGAAACATTGGCAAAATTAGAATCACAAGCATTGTTTGGCACtgtagaagaaaaaatgaatacaaataaaaaagttTACAAATCTTTAAACTCAATCATAGTTCCAATAACGAAGTTTGACATTGAAGAATACTCGCATAAGAGAGTCAATATTGCAAGAAATAAAGTgtccaaatttgaaaataaaatgttaGCGTTAAAATACAATCCATTCATAAACTTGATTAACGATCAAACTGATGTCAAATCATATCTAAATAGGTCTTTCCAACTAATGATAAATAGTATCCCAGAATTAActttagaaaagaaaaaagccATCAGACAAGCTGAGATTGAACGAGATGAGAGGATAAACAGACTGAGAGAAGACCATCAAACTAAATTAAAACAAATAGATACAATATCCCATGACATTCTCGGCACTGCTGCAGATGAAATGGACGAAAAGACTATGGACGATATAGATCTCTTCAGTGCGTTGGAATTGGATGCTGTCACTAAGGGTGAAGAAGACTTCAAGTCTACGGAAGAAGAGCATCCCACCGCTGCCAGTAATGATCAGCCTCGCCCCGCAGCCGTGTCCAGCGAGCAGGAAGAAACCAAACAAACTCACGctgctgaagaagaagatgagaaAGAAGGCCCTGCAGATTTCCTATTTGAAGATGTAGACATGCAAGAAGATATAGAAATATAG
- the VAN1 gene encoding Van1p (similar to Saccharomyces cerevisiae VAN1 (YML115C); ancestral locus Anc_8.842), which yields MEFVRNLKRLSYKKGSVGGLPRTNSLYETDSEKKLNFTPKNRKRRLNYAKIIFGFFVSFLILFLMLNFEFNASKLNKTIIDIAQKTINLSDQEYYNFDFEDIDPTVIQKFDQGAQHYLISQFGTDVLTPEDQEIYEREMNMLYDSTIETYDLQDFGGNPNGAENRDHVLLCIPLRDASHVLPLMFRHLMNLTYPHELIDLAFLVSDCSENDNTLDALIEFSKNLQNGTLSQVLNEIDAFTKEETSTKSNLHLKYMDPEYLKRVQKAFSPPFHEDYDKPFRSVQIFEKNFGQIIGQGFSDRHAVKVQGIRRKLMGRARNWLTANALKPYHSWVYWRDADIELCPGSVIEDLMAKDYDVIVPNVWRPLPAFLSGEQPYDLNSWRESAEALKLAQTLDEDDVIVEGYAEYPTWRVHLAYIRDPQGNPDEVVDIDGVGGVSILAKAKLFRSGVQFPAFTFENHAETEAFGKMAKKMGYKVGGLPHYTLWHIYEPSDDDLKEMANKEREERR from the coding sequence ATGGAATTCGTGCGAAATTTGAAACGATTATCATACAAAAAGGGTAGCGTTGGAGGGCTACCAAGGACGAATAGCCTATATGAAACAGAttctgaaaagaaattgaattttacTCCAAAAAATCGAAAACGAAGACTAAATTATGCTAAAATAATCTTTGGATTCTTCGTCAGTTTCCTCATTTTATTCCTCATGctcaattttgaattcaatgcatcaaaattgaacaaGACAATTATAGACATTGCACAAAAAACCATAAATTTAAGCGATCAAGAATACTACAATTTcgattttgaagatatcgATCCAACTGTGATCCAAAAATTCGACCAAGGTGCTCAACATTACTTAATTTCGCAATTCGGTACCGATGTTCTGACTCCAGAAGACCAGGAAATTTATGAAAGGGAAATGAATATGTTATATGATTCTACTATAGAGACATACGATCTACAGGACTTCGGTGGTAACCCAAATGGAGCAGAAAACAGAGACCACGTATTGTTGTGTATTCCATTAAGAGATGCAAGTCATGTTTTACCACTTATGTTCAGGCATTTAATGAATCTAACTTATCCTCACGAATTAATCGACTTGGCTTTCCTAGTCAGTGACTGCTCAGAAAACGATAACACTCTGGATGCATTGATagaattttccaaaaatttacaGAATGGTACTCTATCGCAGGTCctcaatgaaattgatgctTTTACTAAGGAAGAAACTTCAACTAAATCAAACTTGCatttaaaatatatggACCCTGAATATTTAAAGAGAGTGCAGAAAGCTTTCAGTCCACCCTTCCACGAGGATTATGATAAGCCTTTTAGATCagttcaaatttttgaaaagaattttgGACAAATTATTGGACAAGGTTTCAGTGACAGACATGCCGTTAAAGTTCAAGGTATTAGAAGGAAACTTATGGGCCGTGCAAGAAATTGGTTAACAGCCAATGCCTTGAAACCTTACCACTCTTGGGTTTACTGGAGAGATGCTGACATTGAGTTATGTCCCGGATCCGTTATAGAGGACTTGATGGCAAAGGATTATGACGTTATAGTTCCAAACGTCTGGAGACCCCTTCCGGCTTTCCTTTCGGGAGAACAACCATACGATTTGAATTCCTGGAGGGAATCTGCTGAAGCTCTAAAGCTTGCACAGACattagatgaagatgatgttATAGTCGAAGGTTATGCTGAATATCCCACATGGAGAGTTCATTTAGCTTATATTCGTGATCCCCAAGGAAATCCAGACGAAGTTGTTGACATCGATGGAGTAGGAGGTGTGTCGATTCTTGCAAAGGCTAAATTATTCAGAAGTGGGGTACAGTTTCCAGCATTTACATTTGAAAATCATGCAGAAACTGAGGCATTTGGAAAAATGGCCAAGAAAATGGGTTATAAGGTCGGTGGACTCCCTCATTATACATTATGGCACATTTATGAACCaagtgatgatgatttgaaagaaatggcaaataaagaaagagaagaaagaagataa
- the ATR1 gene encoding borate transporter (similar to Saccharomyces cerevisiae ATR1 (YML116W) and YMR279C; ancestral locus Anc_8.843), which translates to MAESRTSSIKEHIQSDISIDKSSNEKCEVIVREKSKWQDPGYFKNSFQEYLFVGSCMTTQLLNQATTPQTLSIMNVLSDSFNSSRSNQTWLVASFPLVAGSFILISGRIGDIYGLKKTLIGGYIFLIIWSLICGFTYYSKSDTFLIIARAFQGLGIAFTLPNVVGTIGNIYHVGSLRKNMVISLIAASAPVGAAIGGAFAGLIVTESPSQWPWSFYAFAIACSFNLLISIYSIPSNIPTNVNGFKMDWIGSALIVTGLILFNFAWNQGPIVGWDIAYIIVLLIISVIFILAFLTYEINFAPSPLIAREITHSRNMIITIFTLFLGWGSYGIWSFYYFSFVLNLRHYSPVWAGGSYFIFGIFGVLASAFVGISIKKITAPVILLFSMVLFCVGTTLLSVAPVDQSYFKLTLAGMAILGVGLDTSFPAATIILSDGLPMEYQGMAGSLALTMVNYSMSLCLGMGNTVERQINKDGQDVLKGYRSAEYLGIGLSGLGLLLACILVIDKLVAKYRNKNSIKNSA; encoded by the coding sequence ATGGCAGAAAGCAGGACGTCTTCAATAAAAGAACATATACAAAGCGATATAAGTATTGATAAATCctctaatgaaaaatgtgAAGTTATAGTGAGGGAGAAATCTAAGTGGCAGGACCCTGGTTActttaaaaattcattcCAAGAATATCTTTTCGTTGGATCATGCATGACTACTCAATTATTGAATCAAGCTACTACACCACAAACTTTAAGTATAATGAATGTGCTATCTGATTCCTTTAATTCCTCACGCTCTAATCAAACGTGGCTGGTAGCATCATTTCCTCTTGTAGCGGgatctttcattttgattAGTGGGAGAATTGGCGACATTTATGGTCTTAAAAAAACTCTAATTGGGGGTTACATATTTTTAATCATTTGGTCACTAATTTGTGGATTTACCTACTATTCAAAGAGTGATACATTTCTTATAATTGCAAGGGCCTTCCAAGGTCTTGGAATTGCATTCACTCTACCGAATGTTGTGGGTACTATAGGAAACATTTATCACGTAGGGTCTCTTCGAAAAAACATGGTCATTAGTCTAATAGCTGCCTCTGCACCTGTCGGTGCAGCAATTGGAGGTGCTTTTGCTGGTTTAATTGTCACCGAAAGCCCCAGTCAATGGCCATGGTCTTTTTATGCATTTGCAATTGCTTGTTCTTTCAATCTGCTAATTTCCATTTACAGTATACCTAGCAATATCCCAACAAATGTTAATGGATTTAAGATGGATTGGATTGGATCAGCTTTAATTGTAACAGGtctaattttatttaattttgccTGGAATCAGGGACCTATAGTTGGCTGGGACATAGCATATATCATTGTGCTTCTGATTATTTCTGTCATATTTATACTTGCATTTTTAACTTATGAGATCAATTTTGCCCCCTCACCATTAATAGCCAGGGAAATAACCCATAGTAGAAACATGATTATAACAATTTTCACTCTTTTCCTAGGATGGGGCTCCTATGGCATTTGGTCATTCTATTACTTTTCCTTCGTCCTGAATCTAAGACACTATTCTCCAGTATGGGCAGGTGGTTCATACTTTATCTTCGGCATCTTTGGGGTACTTGCATCTGCTTTCGTTGGAATatcaatcaaaaaaattacgGCCCCagttattttattattctCAATGGTTTTATTTTGTGTTGGTACAACGCTATTGAGTGTAGCACCTGTCGATCAATCATATTTCAAGCTCACATTAGCGGGTATGGCTATTTTAGGTGTCGGCCTAGATACATCATTTCCAGCAGCAACTATTATTCTGAGTGATGGACTACCTATGGAGTATCAAGGTATGGCCGGTTCTCTGGCGCTCACCATGGTCAATTATTCCATGTCATTATGCCTAGGTATGGGCAATACTGTCGAACGCCAAATAAACAAAGACGGTCAAGACGTGTTAAAAGGTTATAGAAGTGCCGAATATTTGGGTATTGGCTTGTCCGGATTGGGACTATTATTGGCTTGCATACTTGtcattgataaattagTGGCAAAATatagaaacaaaaatagCATAAAAAATAGTGCATAA